TTTACCACCATTCATCACCACAGTGCCGCTTTCGATCTCCCCACCGTCCCCGGTCAGGATATGGGCATTTGTAATCGCCGTCATTTCCGACGGCCACGGCACATAGGTACTTGGAAACGGATCTTTATCAATCACCACCATTGGCGCGCGGTTATCTGCTTCCTGCGCAAAGGCGGCCGAAGTGATCATAACGGCTGAAACACAGGTCAGCAGCTTCAGGAATTTTGAAAATTTCATTAGCTTCTCCCACAACTATTCAGATTTTTTTTATTTTTCCCTTTAATTCACGGTATAAGAATGATTAACTACATTCAATAAAAATCATATTCATAAAAAAAGAGGATATTATCATGAAAAGAAGAAGTTTCTTTGCCGCAGCCGGCCTCAGTGCCCTCGCGGCGACAATGCTATCAGGTAAAGCATCAGCCCAGTCAGGCGGGAAAATTGATGCCAAACTGGCCGAACTCGGGATTGAAGTTGCCCCGGCGGCGGCCCCGGTTGCCGCCTATGTCGGCTGGCGCAAAGTTGGCAATCTTGTCTATATCGCCGGACAGGTCCCTCATAATGAAAACGGCAACATTATCGGTAAACTCGGCGCCAATATGACCACGGAACAGGGGTACGAAGCGGCCCGTGCCTGTGGTATTTCCATTTTAGGCCAGCTGAAATCTGCCCTGAACGGTGACCTTGACCGCGTAAAACAATGCATTCAAATTCAGGGGCTGGTTAACTCCACTGATGATTTTACCGAACAGCATCTGGTGATTAACGGCACATCCGAACTGTTCCGTGATATCTGGGGCGAAGCCGGTCTTGCCGCACGTGCCGCTGTCGGCACCAACAGTCTGCCGCTTGGCATTGCCTGTGAAGTCCTCGCCGTCTTCGAGGTGGCGTAATGTTCCGCCGGGCTTTCCTCACATCAATCGTTGCGAGTATCCTTGCCGCCTGCGGTAAATCGGAACAGGCGTCAGAGGAAAAAATGCCATCTAAACCTGCCGCCGGGAGTGGTGGCAGAGTTGATGCAAAGCTAGCAGACCTTGGTATTGAACTGCCGGAGGCAAGAACCCCGATTGCTGCCTATACCCCGATCCGTAAAGTCGGCAATATGGTTTATATCGCAGGACAGGGTCCAAGTGATCAGGGCGTCGTCGGTAAGGATTATACCACTGAACAGGCATATCAAATGGCCCGCGAGGCTGGCATTCTGGTACTAAGCCAGTTAAAAGCCGCCTGCGACGGTGATCTGGACCGGGTTGTGCAATG
This region of Emcibacteraceae bacterium genomic DNA includes:
- a CDS encoding RidA family protein encodes the protein MKRRSFFAAAGLSALAATMLSGKASAQSGGKIDAKLAELGIEVAPAAAPVAAYVGWRKVGNLVYIAGQVPHNENGNIIGKLGANMTTEQGYEAARACGISILGQLKSALNGDLDRVKQCIQIQGLVNSTDDFTEQHLVINGTSELFRDIWGEAGLAARAAVGTNSLPLGIACEVLAVFEVA
- a CDS encoding RidA family protein, whose translation is MFRRAFLTSIVASILAACGKSEQASEEKMPSKPAAGSGGRVDAKLADLGIELPEARTPIAAYTPIRKVGNMVYIAGQGPSDQGVVGKDYTTEQAYQMAREAGILVLSQLKAACDGDLDRVVQCVQLQGLVRCTSDYTEQHLVINGTSELFRDVFGDSGLAARAAVGTNSLPVGFVCEVIATFEIA